In Salmo trutta chromosome 28, fSalTru1.1, whole genome shotgun sequence, one DNA window encodes the following:
- the LOC115165356 gene encoding transmembrane emp24 domain-containing protein 4-like, translated as MMLTAPGAEIIILFAWLSPSYALYFHIGETEKKCFIEEIPDETMVIGKYRTQLWDKQMGSFLQATPGLGMHVEIKDPDTKIILSRQYGSDGRFTFTSHTPGEHQICLHSNSTKMAIFAGGKLRVHLDIQVGEHTNNYPEIAAKDKLTELQLRARQLLDQVEQIQKEQNYQQYREERFRMTSESTNQHVLWCSIAQTLILIVTGIWQLKHLKSFFEAKKLV; from the exons ATGATGCTCACTGCACCTGGCGCtgaaattattatattatttgctTGGCTCTCTCCAAGTTACGCTCTCTATTTTCACATTGGAGAGACTGAGAAAAAATGCTTTATAGAGGAAATTCCAGATGAGACTATGGTTATTG GGAAATACAGGACCCAGCTGTGGGACAAGCAGATGGGATCCTTCCTCCAAGCCACCCCTGGCCTTGGAATGCATGTGGAGATCAAAGATCCGGATACTAAG ATCATTCTGTCTCGTCAGTATGGATCAGATGGACGGTTCACCTTTACTTCCCATACACCAGGCGAGCACCAGATCTGCCTGCACTCCAACTCCACCAAGATGGCCATTTTCGCTGGTGGCAAACTG AGAGTCCACCTGGATATTCAGGTTGGTGAACATACCAACAACTACCCTGAAATCGCAGCAAAAGACAAGCTCACAGAGCTGCAATTAAGAGCTCGACAATTACTGGACCAAGTAGAACAAATCCAGAAAGAGCAGAACTATCAGCAG TATCGTGAGGAGCGGTTCCGCATGACTAGTGAGAGCACCAACCAGCATGTGCTTTGGTGTTCTATAGCTCAGACACTTATCCTCATCGTCACTGGCATCTGGCAGCTCAAGCACCTCAAGAGCTTCTTTGAGGCCAAGAAGTTGGTGTAA
- the fam50a gene encoding protein FAM50A, with the protein MAQYKGAASEAGRAMQLIKKREKEREQLSQLKEKIAQDNMVKSNIDKKFSAHYDAVEAELKSSTVGLVTLNDMKARQEALVKEREKQLAKKEQSKELMLKLEKQKEKKRKEEQKRKIASLSFNPEDEEEEKEETEEEEEEEEEDYFPAKKKKLGKNPDVDTSFLPDRDREEEENRLREELRQEWEGKQEKIKSEEIEITFSYWDGSGHRKTVKMKKGNTMQQFLQKALEVLRKDFSELRAAGVEQLMYIKEDLIIPHHHSFYDFIVTKARGKSGPLFSFDVHDDIRLVNDATVEKDESHAGKVVLRCWYEKNKHIFPASRWEPYDPEKKWDKYTIR; encoded by the exons ATGGCGCAGTACAAAGGTGCAGCAAGCGAGGCTGGAAGAGCCATGCAGCTGATAAAAAAGCGTGAAAAGGAAAGAGAACAACTTTCACAGCTAAAGGAGAAAATTGCTCAG GACAACATGGTCAAGTCCAACATAGACAAGAAGTTCTCAGCTCATTATGATGCGGTGGAAGCAGAGCTCAAATCCAGCACTGTTG GTCTGGTGACACTCAATGATATGAAGGCCAGGCAGGAGGCTCTTGTGAAAGAACGAGAAAAGCAACTGGCCAAGAAGGAGCAATCAAAGGAATTGATGCT AAAGCTGGAGAAGCAGAAGGAGAAGAAAAGAAAGGAAGAACAGAAGAGAAAGATTGCCAGTTTATCCTTTAATcctgaagatgaagaggaggagaaagaggagactgaggaggaagaggaagaggaggaagaggact ATTTCCCCGCTAAGAAGAAGAAGCTAGGGAAGAACCCAGATGTGGACACCAGTTTCCTGCCAGACCGGGACAGAGAG GAGGAGGAGAATCGGCTTCGAGAGGAACTGCGCCAAGAGTGGGAGGGGAAGCAGGAAAAGATCAAGA GTGAAGAAATTGAGATCACGTTCTCCTACTGGGATGGCTCGGGGCATCGTAAGACTGTCAAG ATGAAGAAGGGCAATACCATGCAgcagttccttcagaaagcaCTGGAGGTCTTGAGGAAAGATTTCAGTGAGCTCAG GGCTGCTGGTGTCGAGCAGCTGATGTACATCAAAGAGGATCTGATCATCCCACAT CATCACAGTTTCTATGACTTCATTGTGACAAAAGCTCGAGGCAAATCTG GTCCACTCTTCAGCTTTGATGTCCACGATGACATTCGGCTGGTGAACGACGCCACTGTTGAAAAAGACGAG TCTCACGCAGGTAAAGTGGTGCTGAGGTGCTGGTATGAGAAGAACAAGCACATCTTCCCTGCTAGCCGCTGGGAGCCCTACGACCCAGAGAAGAAATGGGACAAATACACC ATTCGGTGA